A segment of the Manis javanica isolate MJ-LG chromosome 17, MJ_LKY, whole genome shotgun sequence genome:
gaggaaactccataaaAAAGCAGAGAGTTTTTTCCAACTAGTTTCAATGGGGAATCTGAGAAATTAGGAGTGTGAGAGGGACTTGATTTAAGGGATATTATCTATTGCTGAGATGGAGGGGCCTCATTGCTAGGATCTGAGAGTGTCCTTTAGTAGCTGAGAGCAGTCCCTAGCAGGACACTGGGATCTCAGTCCTATAACTTCAAAAAACTGAATTCTGTGAGCTAATAAATGGCTGTTGCTTTGAGCCActacatttgtggtaatttggtaaaaataaaaatgaataccaGTGCTTTGTGCCTGGTAGACTGAATTAGCTGttcctttgcttattttatttttaaaaattgagataaatTAAGATACATTGAAATGCATACAGATCCTAAGTgtgcaattttactttttttggaaATGTATACACCCATGTAATCACCACCTGAATTGAGATGTAAATTTCATCAGCCCAAATAGCTCCTTTGTGTATCTTTGCAGTTAATTCCACCCCCATAGTGAATTCTCACACCATTAATTACTGTTCTTATTCTTGAACTTCATTTAAATGGCATTATTTAGTGTGCATTCTGTTGTATCTGGCTTGTTTTGCACAGCATAATTGGAACTTCATCCATCTTTTTTTTAGCAGTAGTTTGTGCCCTTTTCATTGTTgtttagtattccattgtatggatataccaccatcTGTTTATACCCTCATGTGTTGATCATGATAccactttttggttattatgaataatattgctaTGAACATTAGTGTATAACTCTTGTGTGGATAtcaacattcatttttctttggtaaACACCTACAGTGAGATTGCTGGactgtataaatatatttaactctATAAGAAAATGCTACAGTCTTTTCCAGAGTGATTgtaccatttcatatttctaccaGCAAAATTGACAACACTGGTGGTTTCCCATCCTCACAACACCTGGTATCATCAGTCTTTTAAAGTTTAGCTATTTGACAATAATTTCTTTTTGACTACTTTGTGCCTTGCATAAGAGACTTTTCATCTCCTGCCTATCACATGGAATATTCTAACAACACCCCAGTTTTTCAATCTTATCTATGTTTTAGGTCAGTGTAATATGTGAGAATCACctgggagtttttaaaaatgtacaagccCAAGTCTCACTACAGGCATACTGTATCAATTTCTTTAGGGATGGTTTATAAGCTtactaatatatatgtatttgaaaaaGTTCCCTAGGTAATTCTGATCTTTACTTGTCTAAAAATGACTACTTCTAGGCTCAAGTCCTACCTATCACAGCAGATGTTCTCCAAACTGGCTACACTTTAGAAGTAtctgggaagctttaaaaaatgacCAATGCTTGAGTTCCACCCTACACCAGTGAAGTTGGAATCTGTGGGTGGGCCTAAGTATCAggtgttatttaaaatttcccaGTGATTCTGATGTGTAGCCATATTCCCATTGGAtttgtctgtcttctcttttGGCATGTATCACTTCGTATATTTGtgatataattaatttttcatgTCTTATCTCCATCTTAGGCTTTATATTCCCTGGGGTAGGGACcttgcctttctcatttctgtatttttccatgaAGTCTAACACTGAAATTTGTGGAAGAGTAGGTTTCAACAAGGATATCATGAACACATGGATTGGTCATCAGGAAAAGACCTCACTCACAGGTAGATTGTGTCCTGAGTCTTAGGTTCATACATTAGTGCTACTGGGTCCTCGCCCTCCCTGGACTTGGAGCTGTTGCTTGTGGTGACTGGTGTGGGTAACTCCTCTATGAAATAACAGAACATTGTCCTGTTTGGTATTTGTTTTCAGACATATCATTGGGACTAAGAATTATATGTGTAtgtggggcagaggggcagggatgGGTAAGGACAGATCTAATGAGAATGGAAGAATAATACTAGGCAATAGTggtaaagaaagtaagaaatattAGCAGAGGAAGAAATTTGAACTTAATCTGATAGACTGGGGTAGACCACTCTAGATTTCTGAGTATGAGAGTGAATTAGTTTTTAGGAAGCTAGTGAGTCAGTAGTATGCAGGGAAGATTTCAGTAGAAAGACCAGAGACAAGAAGTCACGCTGTCCTTCTAGCAGAGTTGTTAGTGGCCTGGGTCATTTAGGTTTATGGGAATGGAGAAAACAACACAACTGAGAGATGTTAAACAAAATCATCAGGCTTTGATGTTACAGTGAATCTGGGAAACAAGAGCAAGGGTCGAGTGGTGTCACTAAGAGAAATGAGTGAGCCATTAGGGAAAGCCATTTTAAATGGGGAGTAATTTCAGAAGGTATTTGGATATGAAGATCTCGAGTTCTGGGAAGTAGTGAAGACTAGAGATATAAATACAGGAGCCGTCTGCAGAAAGGTCATGGAAGCTGTGCGAAGAGGATGGTGTGAGGGAGATAGGCAGGGTCTGAGTACTCATTTGGTGTGGGAGTGCAATGCACAGGTGGATGAGAAGGACAATGTCTCAGAAGGATCAGTTGTCTCTGGTCTGAGATGTTGTAAAAGTGAACAACATGAGGACCTTgaaaatacttttgaatttggccAAGAGATGGACACCAATCGTATGTTGCTTCCTGTGGGCTTTGGTGCGGAGATGCCgctgcagagcagccaggagAAGTTAGGGGATGAGGAAGGGGAAAGACAGCATGCATGCTCCAACTGCTTGGAGGTGAAGGAAATGACATAATAGGCTAATACTTAATGGAATTAATAAATGAAGGTTATTCAGGCCAGAGATCTGCATGAAGCTCTGAGGGAGTAAAAACAAACTGGGGACAAGGAAGGGACAGAACACGCTGGAGAGATTTCTAATGACTGAACCTGAGGAGACTCTTACGAGTGAAAGCTGTGCTGCTGTGTGATTCACTGGAGCCACCTGTGTTTTTTGTCCCTAATAATTAAGCCAGGAGATCTTTTATTCAGGAAAACATCTTTCCCAGAGGAAGATAGGCAGTTTCTTCCAAGCAGGTTGGAGCTGTGTCCTGTTGCTTCTACATAGACTCACTTTGGTAGCAGGTGTGCAAATGAATTTAGCTAATTCTCTGATCATTAGATCAAATAACTGTAGACTTAGAAATAGGCCTACTTGGACTCCCAGTTAGAGAATTTATCTTCCTTTTGCCCGGAAAGAAGACATTGTCTAGTGCAGTATCCACTATGAGGCAGCATGTTGATGTctgacatataatttttaatataaatatagagCAAATTTTACAAATAATGCAGAATGGCCTTAGCCAgtcaaaattaaataatacagaATAGCTGGATGAGGGAACGGATATACAGTCTGTGTCAGGGTTAGAAAACCCTGAAAGAAGTACCTGAGTACAGAGAACTCCCAACTAACCATCTCTGAGGGGGTCTCTTAGACATAACATGCGATCAAATAACCAATACTGAATAAAACTTTTCTCTCTGGTGATGGGGGGgtatctagtaaacataatgttcctcatgtaattgtagattaatgataccaaaataaaaaaaagaaacttttctcTCAACAACCCCAGAGAGTCCATCTGTGTAGAAGAAGGCTGGGTGAGAAGTACATTTGCCTTTCCACCTTTTTATTCTGACACATTGGGACTCATAGACCCCATGggagaaaacaaatttcagagGCTGTCCAAGAAGCCTCGGGCCCAGTTTAACCCCCCCTGTGTTGTGACACCCTTGCACAGCCCTGCTTCACAAGCATCAGCACCAATGCAACTTTCTGGGTTGTAAGCAGTGCCAACAGGGGGAGTGACAGTGCTCCTTTCAGGGCAGTCCCGCTGCTCAAGGACCGAACACACCTTAGCGGAAGCCAAGGTTTCCTGAGAGAGTGAGTGGGGCAGACAGAGCCTGCACAGGCAGAAGCTCGGAATGGAATATTGGCTGACGATCGGCCTGAGATGCCTAGAGACTGAGTTGGATCTATCTCTATCCATGAATGAGAGAAACTGCTTCTTACTTTCTGTTGGAGCCCCTGACATAAAAGTCTTGTGGAGCTCCTGGCCAAGAAGCCTTGAGGGGTTGCAGTGACTTCTTTCACCTAAGAAGTTGGATTGGCTTACACAGCTAAGCTAAGTAAAAATAGCCCCTTCCACAAAAACAAgcaattacaaaaattaaaatggcagaatgtttcagagaaaaggggaaaaaacccaaCACCCcaaattgtacattaacaattaTTTGAATAATCTCTGAAGGGGAGCCGTCTGATTCCTTTCTCAAATCCCAGCAGATTGTCTCTTTTAAGAGTTGACTACCCCCTAAAGCTGTAATCCCTCCCTCTGTGGGCATTTCTTTGAATAAAGCCCATAAAGCTATTAAAacgtacatgtattttttttgcattttccattAGGAATTGCCTATGGACCTTGGCAAATAGTTTTCCTGATTGATTCTAGTGGGTTCTCTGAAGACATGCTTGCCAAAGGGCTTAGGAGGTATTCTAGCAAAGCAGCAAGGTGTTAAGGTCCTGGTCCTAGGGGTAGACAACCTTGACAGTGGACGAAGGTATAGAATTTCCCAGTTCAGAATTGGTTATGCATTCGTTTTCCTGTGTATGATGGGTTTACACTAGGCTTTGGAGAGATAGGAAAAGTTATGGCACATTCAAGTTAGACTCTAGTAGGACAGGACTGGGCTGGGAAGGAGTGAATGTGCTCTAAGTAGGTAAGTTTAAAACAAGTCTAGGTCaggaaagggggaggggtgggaagtgaCATCTCTCTCCCAAGGTCTGCTTTGCCAAATTTCAATGACAAGGAAGTCTGGGTTTCCTAGGACTCCTGGAGGTACCTTTCCTCAGCCAACACTGAAGGGAGAGGCTGTGACTAGGTGGCCTGCAGGTGTCCCCTAAAGGAGGAAAGGGGGCCAGGGAAGAGGCTTTGCCTTTTCCCTGGGAATAGAGGGGTCCCCTAGGGCTGGGGGTGAGAAGCTTGGAATGAGTCAGCAGTACTAACGAGGAGGATAGGTTGCACTACTTCTTTTTACTTCTGAATAAACCGTTTCTGTGGCTTTTGGGGATAGGGTGGCTGAAGTTTCTTTCCTTGCTTCTTGGGCTCTGAAGTTCAGGGAAGAATATGCAATTTCATCAACCTGAAAGTCATGAGCAGCGGTTAGTTAAATCAGTGTCATAGGTCAGGCATTCACCCTTGTCTAGTGTGATTCAGCACATGCTGTCACCACTTTGAAACTTTTAGCTTTGGAGAAGGACTTTTATTACCCATTAGCTCTTTTGCTAACATCCTGCTGAATGATCATTAGAAGAGATAGATTATggtattcatacagtggaatatgatGATACAGCAAGGAGAACGAACAAACTACAACACATTCAAcagtatggatgaatctcacaaaacAATTTTGATTGAAAGAAGCTAGATGCATATAagtatttttgtatatgtaaGAGCATAAACTGGCACAACTAAGCTAGAGCGTTGGAAATCAGGATCGTGTTACTCTTTGGAAGGAACTAAGGagcatttttttgggggggtaggGATGacgtgtgtttttttttcttgatttgggtGCTGCTTACAAGGATATGTTCAACTTGTGAAAATGTATACATTGTTAAAATGTGATTTAAGCACTTTTCAGTATATATGTGTACTCTATAGAAAAATTAAGGTGAGAAGAATTCTGTAAAATTATTGTAAGGTAAAGGCACTAAGGCTTCAGATCCATTAGAATGGAAATTATCCTTTGACAGTAAGAGGGTCAGATTGAACATAGAGGAGGGGATGATCTAGTCCCTTGTGCTGTATGCTATACatttgttatctcatttaattccccaACTGCTCTTTGAAGCAGGCAgcattgccattttacagatgacaaagctGAGGATTAGACAAGTTAAGTTACTTGCCCCAGGTCAGAGAGCTACTAAGAGTCatagccaggattcaaacagaGGATGGGGATAATTCCAAAGTCCACATTCTTGCAATGAGGTGGACTCATGGGAGTAGCTAACCAATGCTTCTTTGTTGTTGCATTGAGGAACTTTGACCCAAACTTGATCTCACATTTGTGTCTGTAAGAATAACCCATTCTAGTAATaagattggtacacatggtgtgtggaggggtcacagagaagacagtgtagcacagagaagacaagtagtgactctgcagcatcttactatacactgatgggcagtgacttcaatggggtatgggggggacttgataatatgggtgaatgtagtaaccacaatgtttttcatgtgaaaccttcataagagtgtttatcaatgataccttaataataataataataaataataacccATTCTACATAGAGATATCTCCATGAAAAAATGAGCCAGTAAAACTGGCTGGGCTTACCTTACTACACAAGTTGTCAGAGTGGCCCTGACCTGGGGAAGCAAAAGGAGAGTCACTAATCCATGACAATTAATAGCCGACTTAGAGCCTTAGCGTGGTGGTGTTCCTGAACTGCGATTTCTAGCTGAAGGAGGTGGCAGGTGGTGGGAGGGTTGGGGGTAGAGGGGTGGCCTATGATCAGTTAAGGAATTTCTTCCTTCAGAGTCTGTGGTCCAGCCCCAGGGCATTAGTACCAGAGGATGGGCAGGAGTACAGCCTCAGTCCACTTCTGAAAATTTCGTCCAGGTCCCAAGGCCTTGATTTTTGCCCAGATGTGTTTCTCAGGAGGAGGCTCCAGTGGCAAGGAGGGGCATTGAGGCCCACAGCACCCAGAGCACCACAAGATAGGGAAAGTCTCACCAAAGGAGAATGCCCACGTCCATAACAGAGGCAGGAGGGGGAAGGAGTAAGGACGAGGAATGGCTCCTGGGAACATGTCCTGCCTGGCCTAGGTGGAGTGAACTTCTCTCTCGGGGCTGTGTCTCAGAAATCTCTATGGTTAGGAAGAGTGTGAAGACCTATGCCAACTTAAGTTTTGGAAATAGAGGTCCCCTCTAAAAATTCAGAAGGTAGGGAGCAGTTTGGGAATCCAGGATTCCCTGCTAGGGCAGGGCACGTAGTAGAGCACACCAGGTCTTGCTGGGTGAGTAGCTTTACTTACTGTGGTTGGAGGCTGAGGGTTTGTGTTCTGTGAGATCACGCTGGTCACTTGTCCTAAATAAATATCAGACACTGTGACTGCTGTTCCCAAGCATAGGATCTTTGCTCCTTGAGTTAGGAAGGACACTTACAGCAGGTAATTCCTTGGGGCTCTTCACTGTTCATTTATGCCATGGTTGGTACAGCCTTTCCTCTTAGGGCCTCCTCTTCAATCTACCCACGATCCCTTCTAGTGTTCACCACTTTCCCGTTTGCTGAATGTTCACATTTCCGTCCGTTCTTTATCAATTACTGAGCCTACATCCACCCTGACATCTTTCTCCTTTTGTAAGTAGATGCTGGTTTTTTCCCTTACTTTATTTATTGCCCGAGAAGCCTTTGGTTGGTTCTGCTTTTTCTTAGGTTCTCTTCCTGTCctatccctccctcctcctgttgCTGTGGTTGATAGAGCACACAGCTTGCTTTCTCCTGCTCCtcctttcatttcctcatttgttttccttcttggaCCTTGGCTTCCCTGACTAGGAGTCAGAGGAGCATAACTGGATCTGCCCTCTCTAATCAGATGGGGAAGGGAATCACCATGTCCAAGACAGAGTGGGATACAGGAAGCATGAAGAGATCCACAGGATTTAGTGCCAAGAAGCAGGGGTTTAAGGAGGAGGAGCAGAtccaggcccagagacagagataaagtctccttccctctcccaagCATGGTAGTTAGCCTTGGAGAAAGCGGAACAAGAGGAAAGGCATCATACCCTCCAGTCTTTCTGATATACAGAAAGTACACCAGGGCTGCTATCAGAGCCACCCCAGCCAGGACTCCAATCACGATGCCGGCAATAGCCCCAGCAGAGAGGCCAGAACTTTGTTGTGTTGCATCatctgtaatgaaaaaaaaaaagagaagaatgaatgaaggtGACATTATTTTATAGTTGGGGTGCCCTGGGAAACAACTCTCCACTTGTTCCCTCAAAAAACAAATTTTCTCTGAGAAGGTCTGCTGGGAAGTGATTAGCTAACTATATTCTTGCAACTGTTTCCTCTCAGTGTATTTCTAGATTGGTGATCAGACTTTTCTCAGTTTCATTCTGGCCTTTCTGCATTCGGGCATTTTTGAAGGCTTTGGAAATGTGAAACAGGCTGATTgctattttttatatgttatagCTTCCCACCTTTTCATGGTTGCATCTTTTCTGTGTACCAGGTGTGGCAGCTGTGAATATGTGCTTCTCAGGTCTCTTGTGGGGATTTAACTGATAGAAGGCCTGGGATAGTGCATTCTGAATTCACCATCTCCTTTGCACAGAGACCACACTTCCCACAGGCTCCCAGAGGGATCTAAAATAAGCTCAATTCTGTGAGAAACAGTTTTCCTCTGATGAGTGACTTTAGCTCAAGGACTCCCCCTCAGCCTTGCAGACACTCTCTTAGGACTGCATCACAGTccaaaatttccttccttctttttctccttcacagAGATTGGATCTGCACTGTAGTCTGAGGAATCTCCCAGGTACCTCTCAGTCCCATCCCACTTTCCCTCACAGGGCTTAGtcccaataaataaataaataaataaacaagtgaatgaattaatgaatgagtgagtgagtgagtgagtacatgagtgaatgaatgaatattttccCCAATAAATAAACAATCCCATTTTGCCTGTCAttttaggaaatgaaaacatactagGCTTAAAACTTTGCATTTaactcctttttccccctttctcacATTCAGTTAGTAACCATGTCCCAGTGAGTTTTTGTGTAATGAATGCCTCCCCCAACATATAATAACTTTTCTTAGGTATTACTTAATACCATAAATTATGTctgaatggatcaaagatgtaaatgtaagggctaaaattatagaaaaactcttagaagaaacagaatgaaagcttcatgacatttGATTTGGCAGTGTTTTCTATGAAaccaaagcacaggcaacaaaagaaaaaatggatataaactggacttcaccaaaattaaaaacttttgagcattaaggacactatcaacaaagtgaaaatacaactcacggagtgggagaaaatacttgcaaatcatatatctgataagggattaatatccagaataaataGAGAACTACAACTCAAccataaaaaacccaaaataggCGAGGGACTtgaataggcacatgaaaaggtgctcagtcTCACCCACTGTTAGGGAagtgcaaatccaaaccacagtgagatgccgCTTCACACCCACAAGGatggcttttatattttaaaacccctagaaaacaacaagtgttggccaggatgtggaaaaattggaacttctgtgcattgctggtgggattgtaaaatggtgcagccacagtAGGAAGTGGCATAGCGGTTCATCAAACAAATTGAACCAAGAATCACCATTTAATCCACTTCtaggtatacacccaaaagaattgaaagcagggatttGATCAGATATATTTATATGCTTATGttcacaacagcattattcacagcggctaaaaggaggaaaaaacccaAAAGTTCATGTTTAGATGAATGATAAAAACgtgatatatacacacaaaggaatatttctcagctttaaaaaaaagaatggaattcagttttgctacaacatggatgtaccttgaagacagtatgctaagtgaattaagccagacacaaaaggacaaataacatatgattccacttatatgatatacctagaatagtcaaattcatagagaaataagtagaatggtggttaccaagggttaaGGTAGCGGATagagagttattgtttaatgggtagagaGTTTAGTATGGTAAGgtgaaaaaattctggagataaATAGTGGTGATGTTTGTACAACAATATGAATATACTAATACCACTCAatggtacacttaaaaattgtatAAATGATAAgtcttatgtatattttaccacctGAGAAAGTAgtaacagtaaaacaaaaaagaatctgTGTATGACCACATGGTAAATGCCAGATTTAGGATGAGAACTAAGCATATATGATTCAGAGGATGAACTCTTAATCATCTTGACATTCTATTTACTATAATGGTCTCTTGATTGATATCTGCCCACCATGACTTCTACCTGTTTTGCACACCATTGATAGAGTAATCCTCCCAGGAAGACATAAGACAGGGCAAGGAGTCACATACATTTCACATCCAGCCTGATGGGGTCACTCCTGTTGACACTGACAGTGTTGGAGACCTCACAGTGATAATTcccagcatcctccctcctgacAGGGTCTATGGTGAGGGTCCTATTGTCCTGGAACAGCTTCATCCTTTCTGTGAGCTGCAGACTCTGGTTATTGAAGAACCACCGGATGGAGATTCCAGAGTCATTGGTGACGCAGGTTAGATTCACAATGTCCTCATGTTCTGTGACTGTGGTGTTTCTGACCCAGATATAGGGCCTTGTCACCTGGTCTGTGGAGAAACAGAGGAGGTGACTGACTAGGATTGGGTCTCAGCCACTCACAGGGCCCCAGTGAGCTTTGCAAAGGTGCCGCACACAGTGGGCCTGACAGCTGCAGAGGGCGAGTCTTTGTTCAGGTGATGATCTGTAAGGAGAGGGCTGGACCTCCTCCTCTCACCCTGGTCTGTCTGTACATCTCTGTAGTatcagcaccaaaaaaaaaaactcttcataGCCCACATGGCCAGCATCCTCATCATCAGGTGGAATTTTTCACCCATTGGCTTTTGTGTGAGCGTTTTCTAGTGTTTTCTGTGACTTTAAGAAAGATCAGTCCCTCTCTAATATAGCACCTTTACATAGAAACGGAAGGCATTTCCTTCTTCTTAAGTACTTTGTTAGAGAATGAGAATGACCCAGCCAGTCTTCATGAATTTAGGACCTAGAAGTGTTCCAATCTAAAGTATTTCTCACTCTGAAGAGGACTTCCACTCCCTGGCCTATTGATTGAATATCACAGGAAATCTTAGAGAAGTTGTCAATTTTAGAAAAAGCTAGTATCCTTAGTCCTCTCCATAAATACATACTTTTGGCACTGCTTCTTCTGTCCCATGAAGTCTCCTATGCGTCTACCTATTTTTCAAGTCTGCACTATTCTCCTTTGGTATATCACATGTGCTGGTGTCCTATGTATAGAGCTGGTGACTTCATAGCCAGGACACAGCTCAGAGGAGTCTGCATTGAGGCTCACTCTATTCCAATTTCCCTGCAGCCTGACCTGGGGGGGACTGCAGCACAACTGGTGGCACAATTTGGCCAGATTGAGGATAGGCTACCTTCCTACCTTCTTTCACACACACCTGTCCCCCAACAGATGGCATCAGAGTAGTCAGTCATAGGGTAAGCCAGAAGAGAAGgaccttcttccttccctctctgtaAAGACAGCTTTACTACATGGGGCTTTCTGGGTCTGAGAGAACACTCTCTCCCCATTCCGGGTGGACCCAAGGCCTGCCAATAGAAATCAAGAGACCCAGGGGAGGAAGAGTCTGCAGCAATTCCATGGGAGGGTTCAGGAACAGATTGGAATTTGCATATGATGCAAGCAAGtgggaaataactttttccagGATCTTTTCTGAAAGACAGACCTCCAGAGCAGAGCTTAGTGCGGATGCTCCAGGGAGCCACTTACCATAGACTTTGATAGTCTTGACTGTTGTCCTGTTAACTTCAGTGCCAGAGTTATGGGCGATGCAGGTATAGGATCCACTATCATTCGCAGTGATGTTGGAAATAAAGAGCTCCTGTGTGGATTGCTTGGGCCTCCCATTGATAAACCAAGAGTACTGTGCAGGCGGGTTAGAGACTGCATGGCAGGAGAGACTGAGGTTTTCCCCTGTACGGTAATCGGATTGTGAAGGGGAAATGGTGGGGGCGTCCGGGCCATCTGGAGCAAACAGAATAAAGGCACATGTGATGTAATCAGAGGGAAGGGGAAGCTCCTAGTCTGTATAGGGGCCACGGTGTCCCTCTGAGCTGGGTCACAGCCTTGTTTAGAAAGTCCCAACCATAACCCCCTGTGTTCACTGAGCCTGAGTCTGAGACATTACCCTGTCTCTCCAGGCACAGGTTGTTGACCCCAAGCCTCTCAGGACAGGAGAAGCCCCTCACCTCCTAGTCTTGGGTCAAGGCTGGGGAAGACATGGCCAGCCTGGGTGTCCAGGGGTCAGGGCCATATCCTTGGACCTGAGAGGGACTGGTGTGGCCTGGCCTGAGGCAGCGTGGATTTGGGCTGCAGCCTGGGGCAAGTGGGGACAGACGGTACTCACAGAGCACATTCAGGGTGAGTGGGTCACTGCGGCGGGCGCTCACTGGGTTCCGGGCTTCACACTCATAGGGTCCTGTGTCATTCCTTGTGACACCGAATACTGTGAGAGTCCTGTGGTCCTGGGACAGCTCCAGCCTGCTGCTGTTCATGAGGTCCTGATTGTTTATTGACCACAAGTAGGTTGTGTTCTGAGTCTGAGGTTCACACGTTAACACTACAGGGTCCTTATTCTCCACGGGGTCGGACTTGTTGCTTTTTATGTAGGGTTTGGATAACTCCACTGTGCAGATAACAGAGAGAACATTGCCCTGTGTGGTACCTTTGATAACTCCAAAGGCATATTCAATCAGTGGTGGCATCTTTCACCTTTCAGCCAACCTGAGTCCTTAAAACAATAAGGCAGGTCTGTGTATCTCGAGAAAAATGCATGAGGATCTTGGTTCTCAAAAAACATAAGGTCTCCTGCTCATGTCTGGGAGAGAGCAGAGACTTTCTCAAGTCAAATAATCACCAGAGTCCAGTAGTGAAAAGACACAGGACTAGAGTTAAGAGacaccaccctctccccacctcacctGGTTTCTCACTGACCAGTGACTGTCTGACCAACCTCAGAATCCTCACCTGGAAAGAGTGGGTGCTGAGGCCTTTTCAACTACACAGGCCAACATTTGCCCAGCCTAGATGGGTTTTCCCTGAAGCCCTCCTTTCTGGGGTTATCCTAGAGATGGGTAATGATGGGCCTTCCTAAGATTCTAAAACCTAGAGAAGACTGAACAGCATAGCTTGAAGTGGGTATTTGAGTAGAGATAATACATATGGAGAACAGAAGCAAGCCTGGAGGTCAGTTCAGGCAGGACTCAGGCTGCAGGGCCACTAAGTGGGGCAGTTCTGCCCAGGTGTTCCATGGTGACTGACAGGAGACAGCAACCCTATAAACGGTGAAGCACAATCAGGGCGAGAAATGATACAAGAAGAGT
Coding sequences within it:
- the LOC108408830 gene encoding cell adhesion molecule CEACAM1 — encoded protein: YERFRSRSSSHRGRDRPGADTLAPPSAPAPRGPVPWQGLLLAVSLLTWNLPTTAQLTVESVPPSAVQGQDVLLLAHNPPESLLGYVWYKGDRVNFNSTIVSYEINKQAITPGIAYSGRETVYPNGSLLFQNVTQEDTGYYTLQALQGSLLSTTATVRLGVYLELSKPYIKSNKSDPVENKDPVVLTCEPQTQNTTYLWSINNQDLMNSSRLELSQDHRTLTVFGVTRNDTGPYECEARNPVSARRSDPLTLNVLYGPDAPTISPSQSDYRTGENLSLSCHAVSNPPAQYSWFINGRPKQSTQELFISNITANDSGSYTCIAHNSGTEVNRTTVKTIKVYDQVTRPYIWVRNTTVTEHEDIVNLTCVTNDSGISIRWFFNNQSLQLTERMKLFQDNRTLTIDPVRREDAGNYHCEVSNTVSVNRSDPIRLDVKYDATQQSSGLSAGAIAGIVIGVLAGVALIAALVYFLYIRKTGGTSDQRDLTEHKPSASNHSQGHSDNLCSKVDEIAYSSLNFRAQEARKETSATLSPKATETVYSEVKRSSATYPPR